Part of the Vibrio ishigakensis genome, TCTTATAAATACAACAAACCCACTATCTCTAAAGAAATAGTGGGTTAATTTTATACCTTTACACTATTTTTGGGTGATGTCTGCACCAAACCATTTCTCAGAGATCTTGGTTAGAGTGCCATCTTTGCGCATTTCAGTAAGTGCTTTGTTCACTTCTTGTTGCAATTGTTGGCCTTTTTCGTTGTTCACGAAAGGCATAGCGTTTTCAATAGTCTCAAACGGTTCGCCTGCAAGTTGCAGAGGAAGGCCAGTTTTCTTGATCAGCTCAAGAGCAGATAGGCGATCCATTACGAATGCATCAGCACGACCAAGAGCGACATCGTGTTCAATACCTGTGTCGTAGGTCTTGATGTTGATCTTGTTGTCTTTGTCATAGTTACGTAGAAGTTGCTCGAAGTTAGAGCCAAGGTTTACTGCTACTGTTTTACCGTCTAGGTCTTCAACACCCTTGATAGAGTCATTGCCTTTACGAACAGTGATTTGTGCACCATCTACTACATAAGCATCAGAGAATAGGTATTTAGCCTTACGCTCTGCTG contains:
- a CDS encoding amino acid ABC transporter substrate-binding protein, giving the protein MKNWLKGLLYATALIASFAQVAQAATEVKVGMSGRYFPFTFVEKDKLQGFEVDIWEEIGKRNDYDVKFVTSNFSGLFGMLETGRIDTISNQITATAERKAKYLFSDAYVVDGAQITVRKGNDSIKGVEDLDGKTVAVNLGSNFEQLLRNYDKDNKINIKTYDTGIEHDVALGRADAFVMDRLSALELIKKTGLPLQLAGEPFETIENAMPFVNNEKGQQLQQEVNKALTEMRKDGTLTKISEKWFGADITQK